The following are encoded together in the Chthoniobacterales bacterium genome:
- a CDS encoding autotransporter-associated beta strand repeat-containing protein, with protein sequence GGVVKNGTGTQILSGSNTYSGGTTINGGILQVGSGGTTGTPGPGTITINNNASLVFNRTNDVVQGTDFSLIDGTGTVTQAGTGAVTLSFGNTYSGGTAITSGTLLLGNDTGAGSGTIALADGTTLGASANNLTVANPINVTGTASLGQNANNVLTLTGALTGSGTLQNKTASGSTPNLFLKGDLSGFIGTLAITNGNTNTTAFWRFGATGGATIDLSHATVNLISGPSANVSPGFIDATTVANTMKIGTLTGGGTFQGSFNGTANVFNILEVGNLNTNSTFSGVLGRSSNNMMQLSLTKVGTGTLTLSGTNIYTGDTTVNAGVLAVSGNAIANANKLVINGGKVDPMGATEVVGTLYFGATQQATGTWGATGSTATHIDDVHFTGTGVVSVTTGPPAGYSAWADLYASGQTMDQDHDNDGVKNGVEYFMGQTGSTFTANPAPVNGAVTWPMGATYTGVYGTDYEVQTSTDLVNWTQVPIGTGDNTVAVTAGTSVVYDMPAGGKSFVRLVVKN encoded by the coding sequence TCGGAGGCGTTGTTAAAAACGGGACAGGAACCCAGATCCTCTCCGGTTCAAATACCTATTCGGGAGGTACCACGATCAACGGCGGGATCTTACAAGTGGGTAGCGGAGGCACAACCGGCACGCCCGGGCCCGGCACCATCACCATCAACAACAACGCCAGCCTCGTTTTCAATCGCACCAACGACGTCGTCCAAGGCACGGATTTTAGTTTGATCGACGGTACCGGAACAGTCACCCAGGCTGGCACTGGCGCAGTCACCTTGTCCTTTGGTAACACATACAGCGGAGGCACCGCCATCACTTCAGGCACGCTACTTCTCGGCAACGATACTGGCGCTGGCTCGGGAACGATCGCCCTGGCCGATGGCACCACCCTCGGTGCCAGTGCCAACAATTTGACGGTCGCGAATCCCATCAACGTCACCGGCACCGCGAGCCTCGGTCAGAATGCAAACAACGTCCTGACATTGACCGGGGCGCTGACCGGCTCCGGCACGCTTCAGAATAAAACCGCCTCCGGCTCTACCCCCAATCTGTTTCTTAAGGGCGACCTCAGTGGTTTTATCGGGACGCTGGCAATCACCAACGGTAATACAAACACTACGGCTTTTTGGCGGTTTGGAGCTACGGGAGGAGCCACCATTGATCTCTCGCACGCCACGGTGAATTTGATTTCCGGGCCGAGTGCCAATGTCTCCCCCGGCTTTATTGATGCCACCACCGTTGCCAACACCATGAAAATAGGCACGCTCACCGGCGGTGGCACCTTTCAGGGTTCGTTCAATGGCACCGCCAACGTTTTCAACATCCTTGAAGTCGGCAACCTGAACACAAATTCCACTTTCTCGGGAGTGCTGGGCCGGTCTAGCAATAATATGATGCAGCTCAGCCTGACCAAAGTCGGCACGGGCACGCTCACCCTCTCCGGCACGAATATCTATACCGGCGACACCACCGTGAATGCCGGGGTTCTCGCCGTGAGTGGAAATGCCATTGCTAACGCCAACAAGCTCGTGATCAATGGCGGCAAAGTGGACCCAATGGGCGCTACCGAAGTGGTGGGCACCCTCTACTTCGGCGCCACGCAGCAGGCCACTGGCACTTGGGGAGCCACCGGTTCCACCGCGACGCATATCGATGACGTCCACTTTACCGGCACGGGAGTCGTCAGTGTCACCACCGGTCCTCCCGCCGGCTATTCCGCCTGGGCGGATCTCTACGCATCGGGGCAGACGATGGATCAGGACCATGACAACGACGGCGTGAAAAACGGCGTGGAGTACTTCATGGGCCAAACCGGCTCGACCTTCACCGCCAACCCGGCCCCGGTAAATGGAGCCGTCACCTGGCCGATGGGAGCCACTTACACCGGCGTCTATGGCACCGACTACGAAGTGCAAACCTCCACCGACCTCGTGAACTGGACGCAGGTCCCGATCGGCACCGGCGACAACACTGTGGCCGTCACTGCCGGCACCTCGGTCGTTTACGACATGCCCGCCGGTGGCAAGAGCTTCGTCCGCCTCGTCGTCAAGAACTGA
- a CDS encoding autotransporter-associated beta strand repeat-containing protein, translating to MKPKNKTVQHLGLIALAFAGVSSPLAHAANDVWIGNTDSNFATLSNWTGSVSPNNNTPVFGTAGPFGTTLNNDLSGATFAGLTFNSGASAFTIGGNSFALTGTITNNSTNTQTINTAMTIAAGRTVTATSGQLVLGGNITGAGGLTLNPTNKITLGGTNNFATNTAFANLTINGGAGGVDITGSTTVGNAANVNQGGYLSVGGTTTVTIQSGGSLAVNGATNTQPASAIGQNIAGTSTILVNGGTLTFGANTALLLGNGSTGSGVLTIASGTATINRGTLATTGAGTDTRLIMMGRDPSAANGNNGTINLNGGTLATDRQFVRDGSTGSANSGTANFVFGGGTLKALGTQTDWLQSTTASDVGQNQGATGGTVNTGALALSSVTTTAVSTIDANGFAVAINSAISGGGGFNINSNTGTGTVTFGGAQSYTGGTTVTAGTLDVTGTLADSGAVTVSGGTYKVSNDDTVGAVTLTSGTISNASGKVLTGSSYAVQSGAVSGILGGSGVLTKSTGGTVTLSGANTYSGGTSVGNGTLTLSGSGTFGSGALTVSGGTANLGGASITNTLGALTGGGAVNNGTITNNSGTYDVQNGSVGAVLAGSNGLTKSTSNTVTLSGANTYGGATLINGGTLALGSTGSISNTSGVSLGTSGTFDVSAKVGGYTVTNLSGSGTVVGSLTVSTQLAIGNSPGTINFGSLTLGSTSTYTYELIGGGSSADLGNVSGSLAILSGSILDLVQLGSYTPGQTFTLFGYNTGSLSGTFKDTGNVTLNDGDTFTDAGGSWLIDYDNASAGLNGGTGSSFVTITSVPEPGAALLGGLGVLALLRRRRVG from the coding sequence ATGAAACCTAAGAACAAAACAGTACAGCACCTCGGCCTCATCGCACTCGCGTTCGCCGGAGTTTCCTCCCCACTCGCCCACGCCGCCAACGACGTCTGGATCGGTAATACCGATTCCAACTTCGCCACCCTGTCCAACTGGACGGGATCGGTTAGCCCCAATAACAACACACCCGTGTTCGGAACAGCCGGCCCCTTCGGCACCACCCTGAACAACGACCTCTCGGGAGCCACCTTCGCCGGCCTCACCTTCAACAGCGGCGCCAGCGCCTTCACCATCGGCGGCAACAGCTTCGCGCTCACGGGGACCATCACCAACAACTCGACGAACACCCAGACGATCAACACCGCGATGACGATTGCAGCCGGTCGCACAGTCACTGCGACGAGCGGCCAGTTGGTTCTGGGTGGCAACATTACCGGTGCGGGTGGTCTGACACTGAATCCGACCAACAAGATCACCCTGGGGGGAACCAACAACTTCGCGACGAATACTGCCTTTGCTAATTTGACCATCAATGGGGGAGCGGGTGGCGTGGACATCACGGGTTCTACGACTGTAGGCAACGCAGCAAACGTGAATCAAGGCGGCTACCTCAGCGTTGGGGGCACTACAACAGTTACGATTCAGTCGGGTGGTTCGCTCGCGGTCAACGGAGCGACGAACACGCAGCCCGCCTCTGCCATTGGCCAGAATATAGCCGGCACGAGCACGATCCTTGTGAACGGTGGAACCCTCACCTTCGGCGCGAACACGGCCCTCCTCCTCGGCAACGGCTCAACCGGATCGGGTGTGCTGACGATCGCCTCCGGCACCGCCACGATCAATCGCGGTACCCTGGCGACGACAGGGGCCGGCACGGATACACGCCTTATCATGATGGGTAGGGACCCTAGTGCCGCCAACGGCAATAACGGCACGATCAATCTGAATGGTGGCACCCTTGCCACGGACCGCCAGTTTGTTCGTGATGGAAGCACCGGTAGTGCAAATTCGGGAACCGCGAATTTCGTGTTCGGTGGCGGCACGCTGAAAGCGCTCGGAACCCAGACAGATTGGCTCCAGTCAACGACCGCATCGGACGTCGGCCAGAACCAAGGCGCTACCGGCGGGACCGTCAACACCGGCGCGCTGGCGCTCTCCTCGGTCACAACTACGGCCGTTTCGACGATTGATGCCAACGGTTTCGCCGTCGCCATCAACAGCGCCATCAGCGGCGGGGGCGGTTTCAACATCAACAGCAACACGGGTACCGGCACCGTCACCTTTGGCGGCGCCCAAAGCTACACCGGCGGGACCACCGTAACCGCAGGCACTTTGGACGTGACCGGCACCTTGGCTGACTCCGGCGCGGTGACTGTGAGTGGCGGCACCTACAAGGTGAGCAACGATGACACCGTGGGCGCGGTCACCCTGACCAGCGGCACCATCTCCAACGCCAGCGGCAAAGTCCTGACCGGCTCCTCCTATGCCGTGCAAAGCGGCGCCGTGAGCGGCATCCTCGGTGGCTCCGGCGTTCTCACCAAGTCCACCGGCGGCACCGTGACCCTCTCCGGCGCGAACACCTATTCCGGTGGCACATCGGTGGGCAACGGCACGTTGACGCTCTCCGGCAGCGGCACCTTCGGCTCCGGCGCGCTGACGGTTTCCGGCGGCACCGCGAATCTGGGTGGTGCCAGCATCACCAACACGCTCGGTGCCCTCACCGGTGGCGGTGCGGTCAACAACGGCACGATCACTAACAACAGCGGCACCTATGACGTACAAAACGGCTCGGTCGGTGCCGTCCTCGCGGGCTCCAATGGCCTGACCAAAAGCACGTCAAACACGGTGACTCTTTCCGGAGCAAACACCTACGGAGGAGCCACGCTCATCAATGGTGGAACACTTGCCCTCGGCTCCACGGGTTCCATCAGCAACACCAGCGGCGTTTCGCTCGGCACGTCAGGAACCTTCGATGTTTCCGCCAAGGTCGGCGGCTACACAGTGACGAATCTATCGGGATCCGGCACAGTCGTCGGGTCACTGACGGTTTCCACCCAACTGGCGATCGGTAACTCACCCGGAACCATCAATTTCGGCAGTCTGACATTGGGCTCAACTTCGACCTATACCTACGAACTGATCGGAGGTGGAAGCAGCGCCGATCTAGGAAATGTTTCGGGCTCACTCGCGATTCTATCCGGATCGATTCTGGACCTTGTGCAACTGGGAAGCTACACCCCGGGCCAGACGTTCACCTTGTTCGGATACAACACGGGATCGCTTTCCGGAACCTTCAAGGATACCGGCAACGTCACACTCAATGACGGCGATACCTTCACCGATGCGGGCGGCAGTTGGTTGATCGACTATGATAACGCGTCTGCCGGACTCAACGGCGGCACGGGTTCGAGTTTCGTGACCATCACTTCCGTGCCCGAGCCCGGAGCAGCCCTGCTCGGAGGCCTCGGTGTGCTCGCCCTGCTCCGCCGCCGCAGGGTTGGTTGA
- a CDS encoding glycoside hydrolase family 43 protein, with amino-acid sequence MMKLFRSLLTLMLLACAAMSTFAAEAVQDKFRPGELWPDNKGVPINAHGGGILSHDGVYYWFGEHKIEGDAGNYAQVGVHVYSSRDLVHWQDGGIALAVSDAPKSEIAKGCIIERPKVIYNAKTKTFVMWFHVDCRNYANARAALAVSDKATGPYKFVGSFRPNPGVLPPGLEPGPPPDPNRFKNRKKWPEAAVAGDFVRRDLERGQMSRDMTLFVDDDGKGYLLTSGEDNLTLHLHELTDDYRGFTGKWTRIFPGESNEAPALFKRAGKYYLFASGTSGWFPNPGRSAMADSIWGPWTVLGNPCRGTEPENAITFESQSTYVLPVPGHPGEFIYMGDRWRPKNPIDGRHVWLPVEWENDRPVLHWHAEWDLSIFTRQNASPVTKK; translated from the coding sequence ATGATGAAACTCTTCCGCTCACTCTTAACGCTCATGCTCCTCGCTTGCGCCGCGATGAGCACCTTCGCGGCGGAAGCGGTGCAGGACAAATTTCGTCCCGGCGAACTGTGGCCAGACAACAAAGGCGTTCCCATCAACGCCCACGGCGGCGGAATCCTGTCTCACGACGGCGTTTATTACTGGTTCGGCGAGCACAAGATCGAAGGCGACGCGGGCAACTATGCCCAAGTGGGCGTCCATGTTTACAGCTCCCGGGATCTGGTTCATTGGCAGGACGGTGGGATCGCGCTGGCCGTTTCGGACGCCCCCAAGAGCGAGATTGCAAAGGGCTGCATCATCGAGCGGCCCAAGGTCATTTACAACGCGAAGACCAAGACCTTCGTGATGTGGTTTCACGTGGATTGCCGAAACTACGCAAACGCCCGCGCCGCTTTGGCAGTCAGCGACAAGGCGACCGGCCCCTACAAATTTGTGGGCTCGTTTCGCCCCAACCCAGGCGTGCTGCCGCCCGGTCTCGAGCCGGGCCCGCCGCCTGATCCCAACCGGTTTAAGAACAGAAAAAAATGGCCCGAGGCCGCTGTCGCCGGCGATTTCGTGCGGCGGGATTTGGAGCGCGGCCAGATGTCCCGCGACATGACGCTTTTTGTGGACGACGACGGCAAAGGCTACCTGCTGACCTCCGGCGAGGACAACCTGACGCTCCACCTTCACGAATTGACGGACGACTACCGCGGTTTCACCGGCAAATGGACGCGGATCTTTCCCGGCGAATCCAACGAGGCTCCGGCACTCTTCAAGCGCGCCGGAAAATACTACCTGTTCGCCTCCGGCACCTCCGGCTGGTTTCCCAATCCGGGACGCTCCGCGATGGCCGACTCGATCTGGGGGCCATGGACCGTGCTGGGGAATCCCTGCCGGGGCACGGAGCCCGAAAACGCCATCACCTTTGAGTCCCAGTCCACCTACGTCCTGCCCGTGCCCGGTCATCCCGGTGAGTTTATTTACATGGGTGACCGCTGGCGGCCGAAAAACCCCATCGACGGCCGCCATGTCTGGCTCCCGGTTGAATGGGAAAATGACCGCCCGGTCCTGCACTGGCACGCCGAATGGGACCTGTCGATTTTCACGCGTCAAAACGCATCTCCTGTTACGAAGAAATGA